A section of the Sphingomonas ginsenosidivorax genome encodes:
- a CDS encoding spinster family MFS transporter has translation MQHFTQDTVPDLPPDKLPSMAYRSYFLFVMVLVSACVVSERYILFVLVEPIRRDLGLTDFQIGLVKDLALAIVYIVAVVPFARLSGTWSKKGIVAGAAAVWSVSVLVCAYAKNFWVLLLGRAGIGMGDGAFTPPSQAWIADLFPPKQRGTALSIFLLGASLGAFAGPSFGGWAAHAYGWREALLLASIPGFVLVPIVWFTLRDVRPGLADGSTANHLVRQPFGVAFRELMAIRTFPLLVGASALNTLLTMGMISWAPAFMERTHGMAARDAGVQMGGALFIGSLVGHLLGGPLADLLGRRNVRWYLWVPMISGALAVCVGLLILTGPASRVFPLFGLQLLIGGLAAAPLMAVVTGLAPVSSRSTAVAILMVAINVIGLGGGPVFVGWLSDALHPVYGENSLGMAMRWSMLAGIPSTILAYLASRTYKADAEAARARLAAGMAPMGAI, from the coding sequence GTGCAGCATTTCACCCAGGACACGGTGCCGGACCTGCCACCCGACAAGCTGCCGAGCATGGCGTACCGGTCGTATTTCCTGTTCGTGATGGTTCTGGTGTCGGCGTGCGTCGTGTCCGAACGCTACATCCTCTTCGTGCTGGTGGAGCCGATCCGCCGGGACCTCGGGCTGACCGATTTCCAGATCGGCCTGGTCAAGGATCTGGCGCTCGCGATCGTCTATATCGTCGCCGTCGTTCCCTTCGCGCGGCTGTCCGGCACCTGGTCCAAAAAGGGCATCGTCGCGGGCGCGGCGGCGGTGTGGAGCGTTTCGGTCCTGGTCTGCGCGTACGCGAAGAACTTCTGGGTGCTGCTCCTCGGGCGGGCCGGGATCGGGATGGGCGACGGCGCCTTCACGCCGCCCTCGCAGGCTTGGATCGCCGATCTCTTCCCGCCCAAGCAGCGCGGCACGGCGCTGTCGATCTTCCTGCTCGGCGCGTCGCTCGGCGCGTTCGCGGGGCCGAGCTTCGGGGGCTGGGCGGCGCACGCCTATGGGTGGCGCGAGGCGCTGTTGCTGGCGAGCATACCGGGCTTCGTGCTGGTGCCGATCGTGTGGTTCACGCTGCGCGACGTCCGGCCGGGACTGGCCGACGGCAGCACTGCCAACCACCTCGTCAGGCAACCGTTCGGCGTCGCCTTTCGCGAGCTCATGGCGATCCGGACCTTTCCGCTGCTGGTCGGCGCGTCGGCACTCAATACGTTGCTGACGATGGGCATGATCAGCTGGGCGCCGGCGTTCATGGAGCGCACGCACGGGATGGCCGCGCGCGACGCAGGGGTGCAGATGGGCGGCGCGCTGTTCATCGGCTCGCTGGTCGGGCACCTCCTCGGTGGACCGCTCGCCGACCTTCTCGGCCGGCGCAACGTGCGCTGGTATCTGTGGGTGCCGATGATCTCGGGCGCGCTGGCGGTCTGCGTCGGGCTGCTGATCCTGACCGGGCCGGCGAGCCGCGTGTTCCCGTTGTTCGGACTGCAGCTACTGATCGGGGGATTGGCCGCCGCGCCGCTGATGGCGGTGGTGACGGGACTGGCGCCGGTGTCGTCGCGCTCGACCGCAGTCGCGATCCTGATGGTCGCGATCAACGTGATCGGCCTGGGCGGCGGGCCGGTCTTCGTCGGCTGGCTGAGCGACGCGCTGCACCCGGTCTATGGCGAGAATTCGCTCGGCATGGCGATGCGCTGGTCGATGCTCGCGGGCATCCCCAGCACCATCCTCGCCTATCTCGCAAGCCGGACCTACAAGGCGGATGCCGAGGCGGCACGGGCGCGGCTGGCAGCCGGCATGGCGCCGATGGGGGCGATATGA
- a CDS encoding acid phosphatase translates to MRRAIALGALAIAGTLAAQTMPGPSRLARGYLAEPAPVDSILLSPAPPAAGSPAEARDVAAAQAALGLAGGPRWSLATKDADLFAPDVTAAFSCAAGREIGATATPATNRLLRRTLADFGLSTSAIKRKFQRSRPFMANGRPSCTPAAEPMLKSDGSYPSGHSAIGYGWGLILAELVPDRADALVARGRAFGDSRRVCNAHWLSDTEEGRIAGAAVLARLHADAAFRADLDAARSELLAVRAVPPTHDCAAESAALDLTR, encoded by the coding sequence ATGAGGCGCGCAATCGCCCTCGGCGCGCTCGCGATCGCCGGGACGCTGGCGGCGCAGACGATGCCCGGCCCATCGCGATTGGCGCGTGGCTATCTGGCCGAACCCGCACCCGTCGACAGCATCCTGCTCTCGCCTGCGCCGCCCGCCGCCGGATCGCCCGCGGAGGCGCGCGACGTCGCGGCGGCCCAGGCCGCGCTGGGGTTGGCGGGCGGCCCGCGCTGGAGCCTGGCCACCAAGGATGCCGACCTTTTCGCGCCGGACGTGACGGCCGCATTCTCCTGCGCCGCGGGACGCGAGATCGGCGCAACCGCAACGCCGGCGACCAACCGGCTGCTGCGTCGCACCCTCGCCGACTTCGGCCTGTCGACCTCCGCCATCAAGCGCAAATTTCAGCGTTCGCGGCCGTTCATGGCGAACGGCCGGCCCAGCTGCACGCCCGCGGCCGAGCCGATGCTCAAGTCGGACGGGTCCTATCCGTCCGGGCATAGCGCGATCGGCTATGGCTGGGGGCTGATCCTCGCCGAACTGGTACCAGACCGGGCCGACGCACTGGTCGCGCGGGGGCGTGCCTTCGGCGACAGTCGCCGGGTCTGCAACGCGCATTGGCTGAGCGACACCGAAGAGGGGCGGATCGCGGGTGCGGCGGTGCTCGCGCGGCTGCATGCGGACGCTGCGTTCCGCGCCGACCTCGACGCGGCACGCAGCGAGCTGCTGGCGGTCAGGGCCGTGCCCCCGACGCACGATTGCGCCGCAGAGTCCGCCGCGCTCGACCTCACTCGCTGA